The following proteins come from a genomic window of Aspergillus oryzae RIB40 DNA, chromosome 4:
- a CDS encoding class I SAM-dependent DNA methyltransferase (predicted protein): MARTIQETLASGSLSDTASSQKPVQYVETVEAYNRWAEVYDTDGNFLQALDTIEMQQLLPQLLNKVAANTQPGPAKLVDLGCGTGRNTRQLLKFAPQDAHIVGLDASPGMLDVARTAIDKEKELDPSLANRVSLEIYDLLRSPPAPPECSLGAAGVISTLVLEHIPVDRFFEGAAAVMRPGGYFLLTNMHSEMGSISQAGFVDTATGTKIRPTSYSHTIEDVLGAAEKAGFEVEELGGERVRERKVNEMMVQDLGKRANKWIGVTVWFGICFRKRL, from the exons ATGGCTCGCACTATACAAGAAACCCTTGCCTCGGGGTCCCTTAGCGATACAGCAAGCTCCCAGAAGCCAGTACAATATGTGGAAACGGTCGAGGCATACAACAGATGGGCGGAG GTTTATGACACAGACGGCAACTTTCTACAAGCTCTCGACACCATTGAAATGCAACAACTACTGCCACAGCTCTTGAACAAAGTAGCCGCCAACACACAGCCAGGCCCGGCGAAACTAGTCGATTTAGGCTGTGGTACAGGCCGGAATACTCGCCAGCTACTGAAGTTCGCGCCTCAAGATGCCCATATCGTTGGGCTGGATGCTTCGCCGGGGATGCTGGATGTTGCTCGGACGGCTATTGATAAAGAGAAGGAATTGGATCCTTCTCTTGCTAATAGGGTCTCGTTGGAGATTTATGATTTGCTTCGATCGCCCCCGGCACCGCCAGAGTGTAGCCTGGGCGCGGCTGGTGTTATTTCAACGCTGGTTTTGGAGCATATTCCTGTGGACCGGTTCTTTGAGGGCGCGGCTGCGGTGATGAGACCTGGCGGGTATTTTCTTCTGACCAATATGCATTCTGAGATGGGGTCAATTAGCCAGGCGGGGTTTGTGGATACGGCGACTGGGACGAAGATTCGGCCGACTAGTTATTCTCACACGATTGAGGATGTGTTGGGTGCTGCTGAGAAGGCGGGCTTCGAGGTTGAAGAGTTGGGCGGGGAGCGCGTCCGCGAGAGAAAAGTAAACGAGATGATGGTACAGGATTTGGGCAAAAGAGCGAATAAGTGGATTGGTGTCACGGTGTGGTTTGGAATCTGCTTCAGAAAGCGGTTGTGA
- a CDS encoding cell division control protein 14 (predicted protein): MRLVTCLEHLLGRGSNGTNDLLILSTLDLIQGALLLHPPSRTLFAREIYMNILLDLLDPINCPAIQSATLLTLVTALLDHPANTRTFEELDGLLTVTSLFKQRATSREVKLKLVEFLYFYLMPETPMIPAGAGASAANAAAIGLQRSPTKLGGPRPRSANGPGAHHGGRGNRDTRTTDEKQALLGRYLNNVEDLVEDLKETAPFGATVY, translated from the coding sequence ATGCGCTTGGTAACTTGCCTTGAACACCTCCTTGGTCGAGGAAGCAATGGTACAAATGACCTTCTTATACTCTCGACACTTGACTTAATACAAGGCGCGCTTCTGCTCCACCCGCCATCGCGGACACTATTCGCGCGGGAAATTTACATGAACATACTATTGGATCTTCTGGACCCGATCAACTGCCCCGCGATTCAGTCTGCTACTCTCCTCACTCTTGTAACGGCTCTTTTGGACCATCCCGCCAACACGCGCACGTTTGAAGAGCTCGACGGGCTGCTCACCGTGACATCTCTCTTCAAGCAGCGCGCAACATCTCGCGAAGTCAAACTAAAACTTGTCGAGTTCCTCTACTTCTATCTGATGCCGGAAACACCGATGATCCCTGCAGGAGCAGGCGCCAGTGCGGCGAACGCTGCAGCGATCGGATTGCAGCGCAGTCCAACCAAGTTAGGGggcccaaggccaaggagtGCCAATGGCCCAGGAGCTCACCatggaggaaggggaaacagAGATACGCGCACGACGGATGAGAAGCAAGCACTGCTCGGGAGATATCTCAACAATGTGGAAGATCTGGTTGAAGATCTAAAAGAAACAGCGCCTTTTGGAGCAACGGTTTACTAG
- a CDS encoding FPP/GGPP synthase family protein (geranylgeranyl pyrophosphate synthase/Polyprenyl synthetase), with translation MSSETSSIQPPTAIPPRTSSAGATDGASTNPSVTGQSNLAAIPETNGDQLQTNTNIRRKHTRNRSSLDGTKYKDGQWSPENEVIVLGPYDYMLQHPGKDIRRQLINAFNEWLKVPAESLAIITKVVTMLHTASLLIDDVEDCSILRRGAPVAHNIYGTAQTINSANYVYFLALQEVQKLNNPAAIDIYVQELLNLHRGQGMDLFWRDTLTCPSEEEYLEMVGNKTGGLFRLAIKLMQAESATGKDCVSLVNVLGLIFQICDDYLNLSNTTYTKNKGLCEDLTEGKFSFPIIHSIRSDPSNHQLINILKQKTKDEEVKLYAVKYMESTGSFTHTQNVVRDLRDRALTLIAEIEANDNSKEPEGHGNRVTMRAILDKITESTLKDARKTDD, from the exons ATGTCGTCGGAAACTTCTTCCATTCAGCCCCCCACAGCCATTCCCCCTCGAACTAGCTCTGCAGGTGCCACAGACGGAGCTAGTACAAACCCATCCGTGACAGGGCAATCCAACCTCGCGGCTATTCCTGAAACAAATGGCGATCAACTACAGACAAACACCAACATCCGGCGCAAACACACTCGCAACCGGTCCAGCCTAGATGGCACCAAATATAAAGATGGCCAGTGGTCGCCGGAGAATGAGGTCATCGTGCTGGGTCCCTATGATTACATGCTGCAGCATCCCGGCAAGGATATACGGCGGCAGCTTATCAACGCATTTAATGAATGGCTGAAAGTCCCCGCGGAGAGTTTGGCTATAATCACCAAGGTGGTAACTATGCTTCACACAGCATCATTATT GAtcgatgatgttgaagattgTTCCATTCTCCGTCGCGGGGCTCCTGTGGCTCATAATATCTACGGAACAGCTCAGACCATCAATTCGGCGAATTATGTTTACTTCTTGGCCCTTCAAGAGGTTCAAAAACTGAACAACCCTGCTGCCATTGATATTTACGTTCAAGAGTTACTGAACCTCCATCGCGGTCAAGGGATGGACCTGTTCTGGCGAGACACCCTCACCTGCCCCAGCGAAGAGGAATACCTCGAGATGGTTGGAAACAAGACCGGTGGGTTGTTTCGATTAGCTATAAAGTTAATGCAGGCCGAAAGCGCTACGGGGAAAGACTGCGTAAGCTTGGTTAACGTGTTGGGGCTGATCTTCCAAATCTGTGATGATTACCTCAACCTATCCAATACAACCTACACTAAAAACAAAGGCCTCTGCGAGGACCTCACGGAGGGAAAATTTTCGTTTCCCATCATTCACAGCATTCGCTCCGACCCGAGTAATCACCAGCTTATCAACATCCTGAAGCAGAAAACtaaggatgaggaggtcaAACTATACGCAGTCAAATACATGGAGAGCACTGGAAGCTTCACGCACACGCAGAATGTTGTCCGGGATTTACGCGACAGAGCATTGACGCTTATTGCCGAGATAGAGGCAAATGATAATAGCAAGGAACCTGAAGGCCACGGCAACAGAGTGACGATGCGCGCCATTCTTGATAAGATAACCGAGTCTACTCTTAAAGACGCTCGAAAGACCGATGACTAG
- a CDS encoding Smr domain-containing protein (predicted protein) — MAEYNKQASEFIFRENNAEGRVEPDTIDLHGQFVEEAEEILEERIKYAREHGQTHLHVIVGKGNHSANHVQKIKPRVEQVCRELGLQYATEENAGRIYVNLTGGPADMSEVPAHSGYGQSHGQYPGQQQHQQPQQHQPQQQQHQQQQQQDPVEEMVNAVLPRVLRKLEKACCIVM; from the exons ATGGCGGAATACAACAAGCAGGCATCCGAATTCATCTTCCGCGAGAACAACGCCGAAGGGCGTGTGGAGCCCGATACCATCGATTTACACGGCCAATTTGTAGAAGAGGCGGAGGAGATTCTTGAGGAGCGTATCAAATATGCCAGAGAGCATGGCCAGACCCATCTGCATGT CATCGTCGGCAAAGGCAACCACTCTGCCAACCACGTCCAGAAGATCAAACCCCGTGTTGAGCAAGTCTGTCGCGAACTTGGTCTCCAGTATGCGACGGAAGAGAATGCGGGACGCATTTATGTCAATCTCACCGGCGGACCGGCTGATATGTCTGAAGTTCCGGCGCACTCTGGCTATGGGCAATCACATGGTCAGTATCCAGGccagcagcaacaccaacagccacaacaacaccaaccccagcagcagcaacaccaacaacaacagcaacaggACCCCGTCGAGGAGATGGTCAACGCGGTTCTCCCACGTGTGTTGCgcaagctggagaaggctTGCTGTATTGTTATGTAA
- the gpaA gene encoding guanine nucleotide-binding protein subunit alpha gpaA (G-protein alpha subunit (small G protein superfamily)) — protein MGCGMSTEDKEGKARNEEIENQLKRDKMMQRNEIKMLLLGAGESGKSTILKQMKLIHEGGYSRDERESFKEIIYSNTVQSMRVILEAMESLELPLEDARHEYHVQTIFMQPAQIEGDNLPPEVGNAIGALWRDSGVQECFKRSREYQLNDSAKYYFDAIERIAQPDYLPTDQDVLRSRVKTTGITETTFIIGDLTYRMFDVGGQRSERKKWIHCFENVTTILFLVAISEYDQLLFEDETVNRMQEALTLFDSICNSRWFVKTSIILFLNKIDRFKEKLPVSPMKNYFPDYEGGADYAAACDYILNRFVSLNQAEQKQIYTHFTCATDTTQIRFVMAAVNDIIIQENLRLCGLI, from the exons ATGGGTTGCGGAATGAGTACTGAGGATAAGGAGGGGAAGGCCCGTAATGAGGAGATTGAAAACCAGCTTAAACGCGACAAGATGATGCAGCGCAACGAAATCAAGATGCTTTTGCTCG GAGCGGGAGAGTCTGGCAAGTCGACAATTCTGAAGCAGATGAAACTGATCCATGAGGGAGGATACTCGCGTGACGAAAGAGAGTCGTTCAAGGAAATTATCTACAGTAACACGGTTCAGTCGATGCGAGTCATTTTGGAAGCGATGGAATCTCTGGAACTGCCTCTCGAGGATGCCCGTCACGAGTACCACGTTCAAACCATCTTCATGCAGCCCGCTCAAATCGAAGGTGACAACCTTCCTCCGGAGGTCGGAAATGCGATTGGAGCTTTGTGGCGCGACAGCGGTGTGCAAGAGTGCTTCAAGAGGTCTCGGGAATACCAGCTGAACGACTCTGCGAAATA CTACTTTGATGCCATCGAGCGCATCGCTCAGCCCGATTATCTCCCTACAGACCAGGATGTCCTCCGTTCCCGTGTGAAGACTACCGGTATCACTGAAACCACATTCATCATTGGCGATTTGACATACCGGATGTTCGACGTCGGTGGTCAACGTTCCGAAcggaagaagtggatccACTGTTTCGAAAATGTCACCACGATCCTTTTCTTGGTTGCCATCTCCGAGTACGACCAGCTGTTGTTCGAAGATGAGACCGTTAACCGTATGCAAGAAGCTCTCACTTTGTTTGATTCCATTTGCAACTCCCGGTGGTTCGTCAAGACATccatcattctcttcctcaacaaGATCGATCgtttcaaggagaagctgccCGTCAGCCCCATGAAGAACTACTTCCCTGACTATGAGGGTGGTGCCGATTACGCTGCCGCTTGTGACTACATCCTCAACCGCTTCGTGTCCCTCAACCAAGCCGAGCAGAAGCAGATTTACACGCACTTTACGTGTGCTACTGACACTACACAGATTCGGTTCGTCATGGCCGCAGTAAATG acatcatcatccaggaGAACCTCCGACTCTGTGGTCTGATTTAA